From Rhododendron vialii isolate Sample 1 chromosome 7a, ASM3025357v1:
agttttggttatccaaagcccaaaatttgattatttctaagaatgttgttaagtttgattataccattgtgagccatcttttaccccaacattgttaactttaaaaataatttgcttttgattatgccactgtggatggccttaggagAGGGAGAGTGGGAATGTGGTTGACAGCTATAAGGAGAGAGATAAACATgagataaaacaaaagaatttcAAATACTCTACttaattccaaaaataagtaattaattTAAAGCTTATCAATATAATTAGTGAAAAATCGGTACTTTACGCATACACTTACATtttgaaacttaaaaacaaaagattttAGATTGTATTAATTAgcatgagattttttttttcgttttttatcATAATTAGATGAGAAATTAAACAAATTTGCTTTCTTGTTAACATTCCGTATTATTTCATTTTCTCGACATAAAAGAGAATTTATTAACTGAGAAAATATGGCGACATCAAGTTAAATGGGATTAAGAATACAAAAACattgtaacaaaaaaataataataatacaataACAtgattgtcaagcaagaatagGGTGgagtttggactaaattaattaataattttagACAATAACTGCTTTTAACAGTTAGTGCAATTTTTCATAGTTCTCCGAATTCGTGTCGACGAgtgaaattataaaaataaaagatatggGCCGAACTTGGAaacaatttacaaaaaaaataccgtAATCAACAATTGTTTTCGTTAAGGTTTTGGTtacaatatttttattttaaggaTCTTATCaagacaaatttaaaaaaaaaaaaaaacataaaaacaagaaaaaaaatttattacaaaaacaataGTACTCCGAATTTTGTTCTAAACCTTGTCTATATACAGTCCAAACCAATAAAGGGTCGTTATCCAAAGCCCATAGATATTCCGACTACCATTTCTAGCGGATGATCAGGATCGGCCCATCGGGGCGGTGACAGAGGTAAACGACCACAATATATAgcaattaattaatttggtttaGAATTCCATGCCAAACATAACTTAAGGTCCAAGTTTTCTCATATTCGATAGTAAATTAAACGCGACAGTACATAGATAGGGCAACACAACTTATTTAGGAAACACCTGTTGCATGTAGCCGTCTGGAAGATCTTACCCtatttaactctctctctcgtctcgaGGGACAGACAATAACAGTAGTACTCTACCGATCAGCAATCTTTCAGCAACTAGCATTCATCCCATTCTTCTCAAGGCAGAAAACTCAATCTTGCGCAGGTCAGTGTTTTCTACAGTGCCTTCGATTAATTCTGTTTTCAAGAACAACGCACATGGTGGGAAAGCAATGAGCACTCAAGAAATCCGGTGTTGGGTGCTATGTGGAAGAACCTTAGCCCTCCTAAGATGGAAATCTTCGCTTGGATGACTTTGAAATCCAAGGTGGTTATGCGTTCTGTGCTTTTGAGTAGAAATTTGATTCCTAAGGGCCAATTTACTCTGTGCCCTTTTTGTTCGCTGCACTTGGAAACTCCGCAACACCTATTTTTGCACTATCACTTTTTGTGGGATGTTTGGTCACAAATTCTAGACTGGTGGCATTTGAGATGGGTGTGTCCCGTTTCTCTGGAAGCTCATTTCGGGTGGTGGATGGAAAGTAGATttagaaatttggagaaaaatttGTGGGAAGTAACTTTCTTTGCGACGTTGTGGTCTTTGTGGTTGACGAGAAATGATTATGTTTATAAACGCCACATCGGGAGCTGGGGTTGTGGGCGAGCAGATTAAAGCTAGAGTTGTTATGTGGAGAAAGGCAAAGTTCAACATTAAAGTGTACACGGTTGaggattttaaggtttttttggatggaattagaATGTTGAAACTGTAAAGATTGTTTGCAGTGGTGTATAaggtgtttgttttttcctccaattttctATTGGAAGTCATTGTAAGGGGCGTGgctttttttttctgcttttgctGCTTGATTGTGTAAGTTTGTTTAGCTTTCGTTCCTCAAgccccctcgatgtaccctttcgagtttatatatatgtttcgttttgccgagcaaaaaaaaaagaacaacgcACATGCATCGCCATTCTGGCTGTCAACAATATACGatcgagtttttttttctttggattCACCCTAACGTAGTAACCTCTaccaaaatcataaaaaatctTGTCCAAAGGCTTTCGATAGGGATTTAGCGTTTCAGCGATCGGGCGATATTGCGGGATTTGCCGATTTGGACCCCATGCACGGTAGAAATTCAAGAACGTAGATCCCCCCGCAAGCCCCTGGTTCAAGAATTCTTGATTGAGTCATATTTGTCTTCACAAAAATAGATagccaaaaacgaatctttcgAATGTTCAATTAAGCTTTACGCGAATTAGATCATATGTGAGAATTTTCTCTTGGcaatttttcgattttttttttgacatattgCCAAATTCAGGGTTGTTTTGATTCCTTGCTTACGAGATTTAAATTCTGAAAACAGAGGACAGGTTTTTGCTGGAGCAATTGAAACCTTGAGAATGGAGTCTTTAACGACTTATGCTTCGGATGGAGAGGAACCAAAGAGACGTCATTGCGAGCATTCTGTTTCACCAGCTACTGAATTTGAAAAACTGGAGCTCAAGCGACGTAAGGTTTCCGCCGTCCGTGATTTCCCTGCGTGTTTGGAACAGATCAATGCACGAAGGAACGGCTGCGGGGATGATTCGGATGCTGAACCTCGTGAAATTGATCATGTTGAGCCCCACAAAATCACGCTTCATCCCGAAAAAGATGATTTGTCCCTTTGGTCTCTGGAATCGAACAGGGCAACAGATGATGGTTATTATTCAGAGGACTTGGACGATGCAACATACAACGACCCATTCGAAGTTTTGGACCGCGAAAGAAGTTGCTAATTGGAACTCCAATATGTGCTGACTAAGGTTTTTGATTTTGCCTAAGTGGGGTTCAAGCGGCCCAAAGTTTCAGCCACCCGCGATTTCCCAGTAGCGTTCGAACAATTTGGTGCACAAGCGGCAAATGGTAGCCCGGATGATTCAGACGAAGACATTGTCGAGCTTTGGGAGATTGATCACGTCGATTCTGATCAGCAGAATTCACCTCACCCAGAAACGCGCGAGTTTTCCCCGTGTTCGGCATCCAAAGGTTTCAGCCACCCGCGATTTCCCAGTAGCGTTCGAACAATTTGGTGCACAAGCGGCAAATGGTAGCCCGGATGATTCAGACGAAGACATTGTCGAGCTTTGGGAGATTGATCACGTCGATTCTGATCAGCAGAATTCACCTCACCCAGAAACGCGCGAGTTTTCCCCGTGTTCGGCATCCAAAGTGGAAGCCGATGTTGCTTCTGATCCGGAGTAAAGTAGTGAAGTACTGGGGGTGAAAAGAAGTACTGTTGCCTAAAATTTCTTTAGCACGATGTAGAGTAAGCTATTCGAAGGACCGCCCACCCTAAAATAGCTAAGGTGGACGGTTTGATTTTCCATGTGCGCATCATTTTTGGTACAATAAGCTAGCTAGGGTCACAGTATCCCCCAGCCTTGATTTGATGTTTTTATGACACAATGAAACATTTGTTTGAGCTCAGTGGCGGAGGGAACTCAAGCCTGTATTTGATCTATTCTCTTGATCTATAATTATCAATTCAAgcagtttttttgtttgccttAGTGGGTTTCTACTTAAGTGTGTTAAacttcattattatattttttaaaacatggaTGTACTTCAAATACATATCAATCGTATCGGGTTAACATGAGTTTTAGCTTGGTTGACGGTCTTGACAAATTCtaaatttacaatttttgtcTATGTTTGTTTCATCACTTTTACTATTCCACGCACCTTAAAAAATTGTACATAACTACATATCTTTCAATGAGAACctctaaaaatatgcaacatGCATCGTATTAAATAGATATCAATTAGTTTTGTTatatgaaattttcaaaatcatgaaagtcattataaattgaaagatatcaACACTTTAAAATATGTCCCAAATGTCGAAAATGGACCACAAACACGGACAAAAGGGGATAAGGTTTCCCTCATCAAATTGGCCTGAAAGAGACCCTCAAAAAATTTGGACTCGACAGTCGAGCCCCACCCTCAAAGAATTTGGATTGGACAGTCGTGCCCCACAAGGGAACACGAGAGCATCCTAATCTTTATTCTACAAAATCATGACGAAAAGACTTCGAAAGAATCAAATTTGATGTCAATAACTCCGGAAAATGAGATGAAATTATGTGTTCCTAGTAGAATTGTGCCCCCAAATTCATGTCTACGCCACTGTCCGAGCCTTGTGCTAATTGTTCTTAACTACTTTCACTGGCATTGAGAAATAGAGTATGCTAAATAGAACGGGCCACACTAGGTGAGGATCTCAAAAGGATCCAATAGTTGAATGGCCCAAAACGTGGGAGACTTGCGAAATCAGGGATCCTGGGCTTAGCGGTTTAGGACATGGGCTCTCTGTATAGTACTACTAAAAGCCCCTTTCTAAAAGAGTACACACCTCCCCGTGAACATATTTCCCACATGCCCAAAATCTTTTCCCACGATGCCTTTTCCTTTATGAGGAGTATCTTTTTTGGACAGAGTATCATTGACTATGGCATTATTGATACTTTAGGCTCTGCTCGGCTAACTTTGCTGACTTTTTGACATGATCTTTTTTGAtgtattgttgtaatttttaCAAGATTGCAGTATGATTTTTACGCCACACCATTCGGTTCAaagagaggaataaaaaaaatataaaaatacaaaccaaaattgaaaaaagttttaTAAGAAGGTAAGACTgtctttttggaatttttttttttccttctaagaCTTTTTTGGAACTTTgttctatatttttatactttttcgagtctccgttcagttgccaggaatgttgtacagaaaagttattctcaggaaaagtcaagtaaagtaaagtaaaagaaaaagaaaattattttcctgtgagtgttcatttgacaaaagaattttgcaagaataattaaggtttagttgttcatttgtcaggaaaaagaaactttcggaaaaattttgtgagtgttcactcattttccttttcccgcgacgcaaaatcctgtgtcttttgcaggatcacttttgcaagaaagtaattcctgcaggaaaacttaaaaacgtgTTTCCTattactttcctgccaactgaacactacaaaaatcatggaaaagttgattttcccatcctttcctgtactttcctggcaactgaacggagcctaagtgatGTAAGAATTATACCACAATCTAGTAAAAATTGAGAGAATACAACTAAAAAGACTGTACCAAAAAGTCGTAATACAGTAGAAACGGAATTATAGTAAATAGTTTGAAGTGGGATTAATTATGGAAGAAGTGCAAATCGTTGACCAAATAttagtctctctcttttttgaaaaGCGAAGAAAGTAATATTTCAGTGATATAACAAAATATTACATGAAGAAGGAAATAGATATTAGTCAATACGAtaatcggggcggttccggggacccttaaaaaaacctctataAAAATCCcccaagttcccgatcgaattttgatgattcgagccgctcaatataatcagaacgtgattttaagagtactcgcaagaaatcagcaaaaaaaatgactgggaaggacttcatccgaacagttttttattgaactttattaaatggttcaataaaaaactgctcaaatcaaaccattcccaggtttttttttttttgccaatttcacgctggcactcttaaaatcaggttctgaatacattgagcggctcggatcatcaaaatttgatcggaaactatgagattaagatttgggggATTTTTTTAAGGATCCCTAAAACCGtcccgtgtatatatatatatatacaatcattttcaaatgaggagacctctccatttctctcattttccgttcgaattacgatgatccgagccgttcaatatgttcataacgtgattttaagagtacatgataaatcagcaaaaaaaaatgaccaagaagGGCTTAATCCGAgctgtttttatttgaactgttcgataaaaaacaaacaaaaactgcttggacgaagcctttccgatcatttttttgactgatttttcgcgggtatccttaaattcacattttgaacatattgagtggcttggatcatcgaaattctatcgggaaagggagatccttattttattaagttaagatGGTTCTTAGGAGAAggatactaatatatatatatatatatatatatatatatatatatatatatatatatatatatatatatatatatatatattgttaatCACACAATTGACAATAGTGCTTGAAGATGATTCAACCATGAAACATAGTGAGACAAGCACACACACAtaacaattttttggtttacaCTGGCTCGTAACATCGATTGAAATTGTCTATTAATGATGGAATTCTAAGTATTTTACTCAACTATTTAGGCAGATAAATTTTTGCAattagcctctctctctctctctctctctctctctctctttaatcaAAACTAAGAATTGAAATACTGTTAAGACTTTTTGGTCTCTAGTTCTTGACTGGGGAGCTACAAGaatttacaaagattaaaggaatGCAAATTAGCATAAGTACTGTTGGTCCCTGCATTTTGAGTACTACGGGCAACACAGAAAAGATGCGAAGTGTCTTCCCCTAAGCTGCGCCGTAGGCCCCCTTTGATAACAAATCTCACCTATTTATCACTATTTATCAAGCGAGGCCATAGCATATTTTGATAGAGGGGCCCCGCCCAAAATTGGAGGGCTTTAGGTGGCCGTCTGTGTGCCTTTGCCAAGGGCCGGCCCAGTCACTAAATGTTTATAGCGATCATCAATTTTATATTGtctatcagaaaaaaaaatctagtcgAAAATTACAACCGattctgcaaatttttttttttgatcagcaaaaaaattttcattaactcataaccCAAAGTTCAAAGATAATAGGGACTTGTGTACGCCGGCCTGACCACCCAAGACCCTCTTTTCTTAAGCACACGGAGAAAATTGATTTAAACCCAATAGGCTGAGCCCAAACGAGGaggaaaaaccctaaaaacaacGAAAAGTTGGTAAGCAAccaacccaaacaaaaaaaacccagcgCAAACATGGGCTAGGCCCAAGACACCCAACAACCCAATCAAAACACCAAAATCCTAAACAAAAACAGCCCTACGACACCAGAAACACCACCGCCACCTCCGCTCCCCCGTTGTCCAAGGCCCCACAACCACAACAAATAATGAAtgttaaagcatctaactcaaaattaatgggtaatgagtgaagaagtCACTCATATTATAATTGGTCCTGTAAATTAATGAGTGATAAAACATCCaattcaaaattaattggcaatgaatAGAGAGGCCGTCTTAACGATACGAGACAAGATCTAACAATGAATCAATTTTAAAACAttgtatgaaaatattttagttttgtaGTGAGAAACGGAAATTTTGGCGACGAAAGGGTATTTATTTATCACACCTAATATATATGGTTAAAGTATCCATCatagcaagtggagtggagtggagtgcagttggtgtctTCCTTATATTCTCATGCACATGGACATTGTTCGATTCCTATAAGTACCCATTCCTTTCTCTAAGTCCCCTAAAATAGAATAGATTACAATTAACGAatgaaaaatatacatatatatatccatCATAAGTGGGGGGAGTATGTGTGGAAAGATTTCTTATGCAATTAGTAATTTGAACCATAAACATGGCGCAGAAATATTTATGGAAGATGTAGACTTTAACGAACTTTTAATAgtcttatgctttgtttggattgctttttttaaaaaaaaattaactcaaaaaatactcattacccgtacttccaatcattactcacccctatctccaatcattatcatcattttctttttatactctctctaatcattaccgaGGCGGTTCCGgagatacccaaaaaaatacctcatagtttccgatcaaattttgatgatccgagccgctcaatgtgatcataatgtgattttaagggtattcgcgagaaatcaacaaaaaaaatgactgggaagggcttgatcggaacaatttcgaacagttttttattgaacggtttaaataaaaactgctcaaatcaagcctttgcctgtcattttttttgctaatttctcacgaacacccttaaaatcacattctgcacacattgaacagttcggatcataaaaatttgaacgggaattatgagattgagatttgagatgtttttttaggtactgtatttttttgggtgtcccttgaatcGTCCCGAATCATTATCTCTATTTCTAataattactctcatttctcactctactcataaccctacaaaatttatcaaaaattcaTCTAAACACAACATTAATCTCAATTATGTCGGCAAATGACTTACCTTAatcacataattcttcaaaacGTCATGCACTTTCGCTCTCGATTCTCGCACTATACTCACATTCTCAATCTTCATTGATTGTGATGCGTTTTAAAAACGCTGTCAGGCTCATGCTCCAGCTCTCTACGCGAAACGTGACTTTGAGGGCATGGGAGAATTGCTGTGGGGGACCAAGGTGCAAATCTACTGGATCTGACTCGATCAAGCCCATTTTGGCTTGTGTAGGGACTAGTACTTCTAGTAGAGTCCAGACTTCCTTAAGGCTCGAGTCTTCAGTACTGTACCaatcaaaggttttttttttactccgtAATCTCACCTTAGTAATTTAAGAGCATTTCGAGAGAGTCAACTAACTGATTTATGTATGACTTGAAAGGAGTTGATAACACTTGAAAAATTTTGAACATGAAATCTTAATAGGGAGCAAATTTCTAAGTTTCAGGTCTTGACTATCAGGACAACCGGATTTTAATCACTAGTTAACACGAGGTCAGACTCTTATAGGTCAAAGAATTAGGCGGAGGCAGTCCTCTGGCCCACTGAATCTCTCCTATAGTTCACACGAGGTTAGACTCTAATCTTATTTGTAACTTTCGTAAAACGATTTTAGTATACAATAAAAATTTTATCAGAAGACAAAACCAATTTTGGGCTTATTTCCAAATAGGAAACTGATATTAATATGATAACGTTATTTATATAATCTATTtcttaaaattaacaatgtgTGATTAATAGTTATTccaccaaaataaataaattgaattGTCAATTTACGGTGACAGCCAGAATGGCATGCATGCGTTCTTAGCTTTGTATGTACAAAAGTGGCGAAGCAATCACTGTACAAAGCCTGCTATGAGTCCTTTTGGGGGTGGCCGTTCCCAACTTTGTTTCGGTTAGCTAAACAATTTAAAATATTATGGCGATTGGAAATCAATAAGTACATGATCGGTCATCGGAGTAcatttattttagaaaaagagagaaacttattcacagcGGAGTCTCCATTTCAGCCGTCCGTTTCGGTAATTAATagttcaaatttaaaaaaatttcttccagcgaatagttttttttaaaaattcggaccgttcaaaacacttttagatgcGCGCAATTGAGCGCCGTAAAGTATATTCACGGCTCCGCTGTAAAAAGGTTTTCCTCTTAGAAAAAATAAGTTAGACACAACTTGAAGAAACCATTTCGTTTTTTCAAATGCgcgtacttttaaaatcacgttctgattatattgaacggtttggatcatcaaaattcgatcggaaacttggagggtttttttaagggtccccgaaACCGCTCCGATATATATTTATGGGGATGCTACAACCGGTTCAAAAATAGTTTATCTAAGGGATTAATTGCGATCACATTACTTCGATCGGACTTCTAATTTCAAGTTTCAATCATATTCTAACTCAATATGAAGCAGCAACAACAACCCCAAAAAAAACGCACTGTTCATTTGTAAAACTATTCTCAATTGTTTGTTACTTTAGTTTCTTCATAAATACATAGGACCCATTATACAAATTCGCCTCGGGAACCGATAATCGCAGGACCGGCCCTTTTTAGTGGAGGCCTAAATCAGCAAATACATTACATATGCATGGAGAGGTAAAATTTGGATCTGCATCATCTCCGCTCCAAATCTTTGGATTAAACGAGATAGTTCATATCGCGACCGTTCATTGGCCTAAGCAACAATTCGGATTTGTTCAAAAACTCTTTCATGAAATCGTTAACTTTTCGCTTACAtgaaaaagtttttcaacaaatcCCGACCATTCATTATAGAAATGAACGGTTTATACATGGACGGTCTCGTCGAGTCAACCTTAATTTGGGCCGGAGAGGACCCGTTCCCTAAAATCAAGGAAAGGAAAACAGGTGGCAACTCCGAAGCTGTCAACTGGCCTTGTTTTTACTGATAGAGTGGTCAAATCATAATGTAAAAAGAAAGCTTTTCACTTATGAGTCGTATTAATTACAGTACACACTTTtgttcaacaaaaataaatacagaTTACAGTTTTCTTGGTGTGAGAAAATTCATCATGTGTAGGTGATGATAAAGTTATGATTGTAAGAACCCTAAGGAGACGGAGAGGTAGAGGGAGTTGGAGGATCTGATCTGATCAGATAGGGCTCATTTGTATTTGCCCGGGGggtcatgagagagagagagagagagacctaccTGTGCAGTGGGGGTAGCTGTATGCATAAGTGGTTCCAAAAGCCATATCTTAACTTTGAAAACAACAGGTGAATGAGCGGAAGCTTTATCACCTCCCATGCAAACGTCCCTTTCTCGCTCCTCTCCCCcatgcgctctctctctctctctcatggggAATGCCAACCACACATGTTCTCTTTCCTTCGTACCATATTGTGCCGATATTATTGGCCATATAAATGCCCACCATGACACTTattccttccgtcccaaattagatgtcaatttttgatatttgtgttaattttaattttttatatctttcaagatagatctcaaaaaatagacaatatgaatcttatttaatagttcttgattagttctattatacaaaattttcaaacttatgaaaaatattagagattgaaagatataagcgatgaaaaatgatacgaatttcaaaaaattgtcatccattttgggactGAAAGAGTATTAATTACCGCAGAATTTGAAGAGTTGGCATTGTAGTCGTCCCCTGTCATTAGAGTCTCTAAAACCcattcgttttggaattttgaattgGATTTGTAATTAATGAATGTAGACAGacatagagtaataattgaaaatatgagtaatgattggagagagatagaaaggaaaaagtgagagtaataattaaagagaaataggataattattagaatccaaaatcaaaatccttaaCCGAACAAGGTCAAAGTTCCGGCTAAGTTACACTAAGATTTtaggttttttcttgttttgttttttttcaattttttttttttttgcatttgtgaGTTTTGCACTtaatttttggagattattgattcatttcataaaaaaaaccggatatgtaaaaaattatgactttttcaCAAgtatattttgggaaatatccaagaaaaacaaaaacaaaaaaaagctttttggattttttttttttggatgtttcacaaaatacatgtgtaaaagttataattttttattttttcaattcctctcattgagacaaactataatatataaaagtttggcacaaaactaacatatgtgaaatttttttaaataa
This genomic window contains:
- the LOC131333869 gene encoding uncharacterized protein LOC131333869, whose amino-acid sequence is MESLTTYASDGEEPKRRHCEHSVSPATEFEKLELKRRKVSAVRDFPACLEQINARRNGCGDDSDAEPREIDHVEPHKITLHPEKDDLSLWSLESNRATDDGYYSEDLDDATYNDPFEVLDRERSC